The following proteins come from a genomic window of Micromonospora zamorensis:
- a CDS encoding hemolysin family protein, translating into MAVDPHPVMSTPPLLAAGATAGLPDLQLIVFAAGLVVLAGLIAMTEAALAAVSPARAAELARDGVRGARTLQVVAGDVVRHLNLLLLLRLLAELTATTLVALVAVDSFGAGWRAALVTAGAMTVVSFVVVGVAPRTIGRQHAYAVGRAVAPMVRWLGRALNPLASLLILIGNAVTPGRGFREGPFATQVELRELVDLAEQRGVVEHGERQMIHSVFALGDTIAREVMVPRTEMVWIEEGKTLAQALALFLRSGFSRIPVIGESVDDVLGVLYLKDLIRRSRGGDPEAEQLPVAELMRPATFVPESKPVDDLLSEMQAARNHLVIVVDEYGGTGGLVTIEDILEEIVGEITDEYDVERPPVERLADSTVRVTARLPVENLGEMFDTDLPTDEVETVGGLLAQSLGRVPIPGAEAEVAGLRLVAEGTTGRRNRIDTVLVSRVESGHEQDTAGRGDHAGPGDDTDNYRDDERQAADA; encoded by the coding sequence CTGGCGGTCGACCCGCACCCAGTGATGTCCACTCCTCCGTTACTTGCGGCCGGTGCCACCGCCGGCCTTCCTGACCTGCAGCTGATCGTCTTCGCGGCCGGCCTGGTGGTGCTGGCCGGTCTGATCGCGATGACCGAGGCAGCTCTCGCGGCGGTCTCGCCGGCCCGGGCCGCCGAGCTGGCCCGTGACGGTGTGCGCGGCGCCCGCACCCTCCAGGTCGTCGCCGGCGACGTCGTCCGGCACCTCAACCTGCTCCTGCTGTTGCGGCTGCTCGCCGAGTTGACCGCCACCACGCTGGTGGCGCTCGTCGCGGTGGACAGCTTCGGTGCCGGCTGGCGGGCCGCGCTGGTGACCGCCGGCGCGATGACCGTGGTCAGCTTCGTGGTGGTCGGCGTCGCGCCGCGCACCATCGGCCGGCAGCACGCGTACGCCGTGGGTCGTGCGGTGGCGCCGATGGTCCGCTGGCTGGGCCGGGCGCTCAACCCGCTCGCGTCGTTGCTGATCCTGATCGGCAACGCGGTCACCCCGGGGCGCGGCTTCCGTGAGGGGCCGTTCGCCACCCAGGTGGAGTTGCGGGAGCTGGTCGATCTGGCCGAGCAACGCGGCGTGGTCGAGCACGGCGAGCGCCAGATGATCCACTCGGTCTTCGCCCTCGGCGACACCATCGCCCGCGAGGTGATGGTCCCGCGTACGGAGATGGTGTGGATCGAGGAGGGCAAGACGCTCGCGCAGGCGCTGGCGCTCTTCCTGCGTTCCGGTTTCTCCCGCATCCCGGTGATCGGCGAGAGCGTCGACGACGTGCTGGGTGTGCTCTACCTCAAGGACCTGATCCGGCGCTCCCGGGGCGGTGACCCGGAGGCCGAGCAGTTGCCGGTGGCCGAGCTGATGCGCCCGGCGACCTTCGTTCCGGAGTCCAAGCCGGTCGACGACCTGCTGTCGGAGATGCAGGCGGCCCGTAACCACCTGGTCATCGTCGTCGACGAGTACGGCGGCACCGGCGGTCTGGTCACCATCGAGGACATCCTGGAGGAGATCGTCGGTGAGATCACCGACGAGTACGATGTCGAACGCCCGCCCGTCGAACGTCTGGCGGACTCCACGGTGCGGGTGACCGCCCGCCTGCCGGTGGAGAACCTGGGCGAGATGTTCGACACCGATCTGCCCACCGACGAGGTGGAGACGGTCGGTGGCCTGCTCGCCCAGTCGCTGGGGCGGGTGCCGATCCCCGGTGCGGAGGCGGAGGTCGCCGGCCTCCGGCTGGTCGCCGAGGGCACCACCGGCCGGCGCAACCGGATCGACACCGTCCTGGTCAGCCGGGTGGAGTCGGGCCACGAACAGGACACCGCGGGGCGTGGCGACCACGCCGGCCCCGGGGACGACACGGACAACTACCGAGATGACGAGAGGCAAGCTGCCGATGCCTGA
- the ybeY gene encoding rRNA maturation RNase YbeY → MSIEIANESGVDVDTDAVLAVARHALDEMGVNPLAELSVLLVDIDYMTELNHRWMGGEGPTDVLAFPMDEGSVDHGPGESAPAGGEPALLGDIVLCPEVAAKQAATAGHAPADELHLLTVHGVLHLLGYDHAEPEEEREMFALQARLLASWRSTRTQ, encoded by the coding sequence TTGTCCATCGAGATCGCCAACGAGTCCGGTGTCGACGTCGACACTGACGCCGTGCTCGCCGTCGCCCGGCACGCCCTCGACGAGATGGGGGTCAACCCCCTCGCCGAGTTGTCCGTGCTGTTGGTCGACATCGACTACATGACCGAGCTGAACCACCGCTGGATGGGTGGCGAAGGCCCGACCGACGTGCTCGCCTTCCCCATGGACGAGGGCAGCGTCGACCACGGCCCGGGTGAGTCCGCGCCGGCCGGCGGCGAGCCCGCCCTGCTCGGCGACATCGTGCTGTGCCCGGAGGTCGCGGCCAAGCAGGCGGCGACCGCCGGGCACGCGCCGGCCGACGAGCTGCACCTGCTCACCGTGCACGGGGTGCTGCACCTGCTCGGCTACGACCACGCCGAGCCGGAGGAGGAGCGGGAGATGTTCGCGCTCCAGGCCCGACTGCTGGCCAGCTGGCGGTCGACCCGCACCCAGTGA
- a CDS encoding PhoH family protein, which translates to MTGTPPPGPPRVQTRITVPDSKIMVNLLGAGDEILRLVERSVASDVHVRGNEITITGEPADNALAERVFSELLELIEKGETLTTDAVRRTVGMLEQGTAERPAEVLTLNILSRRGRTIRPKTLGQKRYVDAIDSNTIVFGIGPAGTGKTYLAMAKAVQALQAKQVNRIILTRPAVEAGERLGFLPGTLNEKIDPYLRPLYDALHEMLDPETIPKLMAAGTIEVAPLAYMRGRTLSDAFIILDEAQNTTPEQMKMFLTRLGFNSKIVVTGDVTQVDLPGGTSSGLRVVREILGNVDDVHFAQLSSTDVVRHRLVGEIVDAYARWDAERENQQAQGVHAVPGRPAQGGRAGRRR; encoded by the coding sequence ATGACCGGCACCCCACCTCCCGGCCCGCCCCGGGTGCAGACCAGGATCACCGTGCCCGACTCGAAGATCATGGTCAATCTGCTCGGCGCAGGCGACGAGATCCTCCGACTCGTCGAACGCTCGGTCGCCAGTGACGTGCACGTTCGCGGCAATGAGATCACCATCACCGGTGAGCCCGCGGACAACGCCCTCGCCGAGCGCGTCTTCAGTGAGCTGCTCGAACTCATCGAGAAAGGCGAGACCCTGACCACTGACGCCGTCCGGCGTACCGTCGGCATGCTCGAGCAGGGCACCGCCGAGCGGCCCGCCGAGGTTCTGACGCTCAACATCCTCTCCCGTCGCGGGCGCACCATCCGCCCCAAGACGCTCGGTCAGAAGCGCTACGTCGACGCGATCGACTCGAACACCATCGTCTTCGGCATCGGCCCGGCCGGCACCGGCAAGACCTACCTGGCGATGGCGAAAGCCGTCCAGGCGTTGCAGGCCAAGCAGGTCAACCGGATCATCCTGACCCGGCCGGCGGTGGAGGCGGGTGAGCGACTGGGCTTCCTGCCCGGCACGCTCAACGAGAAGATCGACCCGTACCTGCGTCCGCTCTACGACGCGCTGCACGAGATGCTCGACCCGGAGACGATCCCCAAGCTGATGGCCGCGGGCACGATCGAGGTCGCGCCTCTGGCATACATGCGGGGCCGGACGCTGAGTGACGCGTTCATCATCCTGGACGAGGCGCAGAACACGACGCCCGAGCAGATGAAGATGTTCCTCACCCGACTCGGCTTCAACTCCAAGATCGTCGTGACCGGTGACGTCACCCAGGTGGACCTTCCCGGCGGGACGAGCAGCGGCCTGCGGGTCGTCCGGGAGATCCTGGGAAACGTCGACGACGTGCACTTCGCCCAGTTGTCCAGCACCGACGTGGTCCGCCACCGTCTGGTCGGGGAGATCGTCGACGCGTACGCCCGCTGGGACGCCGAGCGGGAGAACCAGCAGGCGCAGGGCGTCCACGCCGTGCCCGGGCGACCCGCCCAGGGCGGCCGGGCCGGCCGTCGCCGCTAA
- a CDS encoding serine hydrolase domain-containing protein: MSAGPAPDGRVDERLGRLVRRVQADARVPAVSAALHRADRPLWSCTVGETGTDSPLGSDTQFRIGSVTKTFTAALTLQCRDDGLLDLDDPVGRHLDLPAHGELTVRRLLSHTAGLQREPFGDVWDSLRAPDADQLVAELDRAERVLPTGRRFHYSNLGLAVLGQLVARLRGESWAQALTERILTPLGLTDTTVTPRPTAATGFLVDAYSDEAHPEPPTDFGAVGPAAQLWSTATDMARWAAFLADPAALDPTGTVLAPTTLDEMRWPLTTTDETLWGAGFGLGLILVPQGERVMHVGHDGAMPGFLAGVYGRRGGDGTAGAMGAAVLGSSGTAAELFDLPHRLLAAAVEHDPAEIEPWRPGAPAPAALRGALGRWWGEGFEYVFSWRDGALRASGAGDAAGRPPAIFTPLPDQPDVFRTASGREAGELLRLTRDEAGAVVRMHWATYRFTRHQETFEGYDFRAGS, translated from the coding sequence GTGAGCGCAGGACCGGCGCCGGACGGCCGGGTGGATGAGCGCCTGGGTCGGTTGGTCCGGCGGGTGCAGGCCGACGCCCGGGTGCCGGCGGTGTCGGCGGCGCTGCACCGGGCCGACCGCCCGCTCTGGAGCTGCACCGTCGGCGAGACCGGCACCGACAGCCCGCTGGGGTCGGACACCCAGTTCCGGATCGGCTCGGTCACCAAGACCTTCACCGCGGCCCTCACCCTCCAGTGCCGCGACGACGGGCTGCTGGACCTGGACGACCCGGTGGGCCGGCACCTGGACCTTCCCGCACATGGCGAGCTGACCGTGCGCCGGCTGCTGTCGCACACCGCCGGTCTGCAACGCGAGCCGTTCGGCGACGTCTGGGACAGCCTGCGCGCACCGGACGCCGACCAGTTGGTGGCAGAGCTGGACCGGGCCGAGCGGGTGCTGCCGACCGGACGGCGGTTCCACTACTCCAACCTGGGCCTGGCCGTGCTCGGTCAACTGGTCGCCCGGCTGCGCGGCGAGAGCTGGGCGCAGGCGCTCACCGAGCGGATCCTCACGCCGCTGGGGCTGACCGACACCACGGTGACCCCTCGGCCGACGGCGGCCACCGGCTTCCTGGTCGACGCGTACTCCGACGAGGCGCACCCGGAGCCGCCGACCGACTTCGGCGCGGTCGGCCCGGCCGCCCAGCTCTGGAGCACCGCGACCGACATGGCGCGCTGGGCCGCGTTCCTGGCCGACCCGGCGGCACTGGACCCGACCGGCACGGTGCTCGCCCCCACCACCCTGGACGAGATGCGCTGGCCGCTGACCACCACCGACGAGACGCTCTGGGGCGCGGGCTTCGGGCTCGGCCTGATCCTCGTCCCGCAGGGGGAGCGGGTGATGCACGTGGGGCACGACGGGGCCATGCCCGGTTTCCTCGCTGGGGTGTACGGCCGGCGGGGCGGCGACGGCACGGCCGGCGCGATGGGTGCCGCGGTGCTCGGCTCGTCCGGCACGGCGGCCGAACTGTTCGACCTGCCGCACCGGCTGCTCGCCGCGGCGGTCGAGCACGACCCGGCCGAGATCGAGCCATGGCGACCGGGGGCACCCGCCCCGGCGGCCCTGCGGGGCGCGCTTGGTCGCTGGTGGGGGGAGGGTTTCGAGTACGTGTTCTCCTGGCGCGACGGTGCCCTGCGGGCGAGCGGGGCCGGTGACGCCGCCGGACGCCCGCCGGCGATCTTCACGCCCCTGCCGGACCAGCCGGACGTGTTCCGCACCGCCTCCGGTCGGGAGGCCGGTGAGCTGCTGCGGCTGACCCGGGACGAGGCCGGGGCGGTGGTCCGGATGCACTGGGCGACGTACCGGTTCACCCGCCACCAGGAGACCTTCGAGGGGTACGACTTCCGGGCCGGCAGTTGA
- a CDS encoding histidine triad nucleotide-binding protein — MGSDCLFCRIVAGEIPATVVRETDTTLAFRDIDPKAPVHVLVIPKEHYADVATLAQGDPALAADVLATSAAVAEDEGLLGDGFRLMFNTGAYGGQEVFHVHAHLLGGAPLGPMLARDLT, encoded by the coding sequence ATGGGATCCGACTGCCTGTTCTGCCGCATCGTCGCCGGGGAGATCCCGGCCACCGTGGTCCGGGAGACCGACACCACGCTCGCCTTCCGCGACATCGACCCGAAGGCGCCGGTGCACGTCCTGGTCATTCCGAAGGAGCACTACGCCGACGTCGCCACGCTCGCCCAGGGTGACCCTGCGCTGGCCGCCGATGTGCTGGCGACGTCCGCCGCGGTGGCGGAGGACGAGGGCCTGCTCGGCGACGGCTTCCGGTTGATGTTCAACACCGGCGCGTACGGCGGTCAGGAGGTGTTCCACGTGCACGCACATCTGCTCGGTGGCGCGCCGCTCGGCCCGATGCTCGCCCGGGACCTGACGTGA
- a CDS encoding SDR family NAD(P)-dependent oxidoreductase yields MTDRAVLVTGASRGIGRAVATAFAVGGDRVAIHHRDSADAAEQLRAQLPGTGHVVVRADLTDPDAVRVMVDGAAELLGGLDVLVNNAGTYGDRDEPHPIFGTSYEQWQQRWRRVVETNLTGAGNVTWCAAQHMRERGGRIVNVSSRGAFRGEPDQPAYGASKAGLNALGQSLAVALAPYGITVATVAPGFVATDMTTEHLRGEHGAAIRAQSPFDRVAEPEEIAAAVHWLASPQAEWASGTIVDLNGASYLRS; encoded by the coding sequence ATGACGGATCGGGCGGTACTCGTGACGGGGGCCTCGCGCGGCATCGGCCGTGCGGTGGCGACGGCGTTCGCGGTCGGTGGCGACCGGGTGGCGATCCACCACCGCGACTCGGCCGACGCGGCCGAACAGCTGCGCGCGCAGTTGCCCGGCACCGGGCACGTGGTGGTCCGCGCGGACCTCACCGACCCGGACGCCGTCCGGGTCATGGTCGACGGGGCCGCCGAGCTGCTCGGCGGGTTGGACGTGCTGGTCAACAACGCCGGGACGTACGGCGACCGGGACGAGCCGCACCCGATCTTCGGCACCTCCTACGAGCAGTGGCAGCAGCGCTGGCGGCGGGTGGTGGAAACCAACCTCACCGGAGCCGGCAACGTCACCTGGTGCGCCGCCCAGCACATGCGCGAACGCGGTGGGCGGATCGTCAACGTCTCGTCCCGTGGCGCGTTCCGGGGCGAGCCGGACCAGCCCGCGTACGGCGCCAGCAAGGCGGGTCTGAACGCGCTGGGTCAGTCGCTCGCCGTGGCGCTCGCGCCGTACGGCATCACTGTCGCCACCGTCGCGCCGGGTTTCGTGGCGACCGACATGACCACCGAGCACCTGCGCGGCGAGCACGGTGCGGCGATCCGGGCGCAGAGCCCGTTCGACCGGGTGGCCGAGCCGGAGGAGATCGCGGCCGCGGTGCACTGGCTGGCCTCGCCGCAGGCCGAGTGGGCCTCCGGCACGATCGTCGACCTCAACGGCGCCTCCTACCTGCGCAGCTGA
- the ppk2 gene encoding polyphosphate kinase 2 has translation MADSALLDLTADYQVADGHDDDPVLLRPDGTPVETWREDYPYDERMDRDEYDRDKRLLQIELLKLQDWIKESGERLVIVFEGRDAAGKGGTIKRFMEHLNPRGASVVALAKPDEREAGQWYFQRWMAHLPAAGEIVLFDRSWYNRAGVERVMGFCSRKEYLEFLRQAPELERMLVRSGIRLVKFWFSVSQNEQRTRFAIRQVDPVRQWKLSPMDIASLDRWDEYTEAKEAMFFWTDTADAPWTVVKSNDKKRARLEAMRHVLHRFDYAGKDPEVVGTPDPQIIGPAGLDLTPEEEVVPVFPRP, from the coding sequence ATGGCCGACTCCGCGCTGCTGGATCTCACCGCCGACTACCAGGTGGCCGATGGCCACGACGACGACCCCGTCCTGCTCCGACCCGACGGGACGCCCGTCGAGACCTGGCGGGAGGACTACCCGTACGACGAACGGATGGACCGCGACGAGTATGACCGCGACAAGCGGCTGCTCCAGATCGAGCTGCTCAAGCTCCAGGACTGGATCAAGGAGTCCGGCGAGCGTCTGGTGATCGTCTTCGAGGGTCGGGACGCGGCCGGCAAGGGCGGCACCATCAAACGTTTCATGGAACACCTCAACCCGCGTGGGGCGTCGGTGGTGGCGCTCGCCAAGCCGGACGAGCGGGAGGCCGGCCAGTGGTACTTCCAGCGGTGGATGGCGCACCTGCCGGCGGCCGGTGAGATCGTGCTGTTCGACCGTTCCTGGTACAACAGGGCCGGCGTCGAGCGGGTGATGGGCTTCTGCTCCCGCAAGGAATACCTGGAGTTCCTGCGTCAGGCCCCGGAGCTGGAGCGGATGCTGGTGCGCTCGGGCATCCGGCTGGTCAAGTTCTGGTTCTCCGTCTCGCAGAACGAGCAGCGCACCCGGTTCGCGATCCGCCAGGTCGACCCGGTCCGGCAGTGGAAGCTGTCCCCGATGGACATCGCGTCGCTGGACCGGTGGGACGAGTACACGGAGGCCAAGGAGGCGATGTTCTTCTGGACCGACACCGCCGACGCGCCGTGGACGGTGGTGAAGAGCAACGACAAGAAGCGGGCCCGGCTGGAGGCGATGCGTCACGTGCTGCACCGCTTCGACTACGCGGGCAAGGACCCCGAGGTGGTCGGCACGCCCGACCCACAGATCATCGGGCCGGCCGGGCTGGACCTGACGCCGGAGGAAGAGGTGGTGCCGGTGTTCCCCCGCCCGTAA
- a CDS encoding 16S rRNA (uracil(1498)-N(3))-methyltransferase: MSAPLFLVEALPTGDALTLDGPEGHHAATVQRLRVGEELLLADGRGGTAAAVVTAVGRGTLEVTITSRGYADAPVPRIVTVQGIAKGDRGELAVQAMTEVGVDEIVPWAASRSVAQWRGDRGVRAREKWVATAREAAKQARRPWLPVVAGAPDESTATVARRIAGAAAGFVLHEEADERLTTADLPATGEIVLVVGPEGGIAPAELTAFREAGGRPVRLGPAVLRTSTAGVAALSVLATRLGRW, encoded by the coding sequence GTGTCCGCGCCGCTGTTCCTGGTCGAGGCGCTGCCCACCGGCGACGCGCTGACCCTGGACGGCCCCGAGGGGCACCACGCCGCCACAGTGCAGCGGCTGCGCGTCGGCGAGGAGCTGCTGCTCGCCGACGGCCGGGGTGGCACGGCTGCCGCCGTGGTCACCGCCGTCGGCCGGGGCACCCTGGAGGTCACCATCACCTCCCGGGGGTACGCGGACGCGCCCGTACCCCGGATCGTCACCGTGCAGGGCATCGCGAAGGGCGACCGGGGCGAGTTGGCCGTGCAGGCGATGACCGAGGTCGGCGTCGACGAGATCGTGCCCTGGGCGGCGTCGCGCTCGGTGGCCCAGTGGCGCGGTGACCGGGGCGTACGGGCCCGGGAGAAGTGGGTGGCGACCGCCCGGGAGGCGGCCAAGCAGGCCCGCCGGCCGTGGCTGCCGGTGGTGGCCGGCGCGCCGGACGAGTCGACAGCCACTGTGGCCCGCCGGATCGCCGGTGCCGCCGCCGGGTTCGTGCTGCACGAGGAGGCCGACGAGCGGCTCACCACCGCCGACCTGCCGGCCACCGGTGAGATCGTCCTGGTGGTCGGCCCCGAGGGTGGCATCGCCCCGGCCGAGCTGACCGCGTTCCGTGAGGCCGGCGGCCGGCCGGTGCGGCTCGGGCCGGCGGTGCTGCGTACCTCGACCGCCGGAGTGGCGGCGCTCAGCGTGCTCGCCACCCGCCTCGGCCGCTGGTAG
- the dnaJ gene encoding molecular chaperone DnaJ, whose product MARDYYGILGVSREASDDEIKRAYRKLARQFHPDVNPDPEAQEKFKDINAAYEVLSDDRKRQIVDLGGDPLAPGGGGAGGPGGPGGAGPFVGFQDIMDAFFGGAAGGARGPRPRTRPGADAILRLELDLHETAFGVEAPITVDTAVLCTTCSGAGTAAGTHLATCEACAGRGEVQSVQRTFLGQVVSARPCTVCQGYGTTIPHPCPTCAGDGRVRTRRSLTVKIPAGVEDGMRIRLAQQGEVGPGGGTAGDLYVEIHERPHDVYSRKGDDLHCRVTVPMTAAALGTRLTIKTLDSEETVDVKAGTQPASTLRLRARGVPHLRGTGRGDLYVHLDVRTPTKLDPDQEKMLRDFAKTRGEEVAELSKQGGFFSRMRDAFNGHA is encoded by the coding sequence GTGGCCAGGGACTACTACGGCATTCTCGGTGTGAGCCGGGAAGCCTCCGATGACGAGATCAAGCGCGCCTACCGCAAGCTGGCGCGCCAGTTCCACCCGGACGTCAATCCGGACCCGGAGGCTCAGGAGAAGTTCAAGGACATCAACGCCGCGTACGAGGTCCTCTCGGACGACCGGAAGCGGCAGATCGTCGACCTGGGTGGCGACCCGCTCGCCCCGGGCGGCGGCGGTGCCGGAGGCCCCGGAGGTCCTGGTGGTGCCGGCCCGTTCGTCGGTTTCCAGGACATCATGGACGCGTTCTTCGGCGGTGCCGCGGGCGGCGCCCGTGGTCCGCGTCCGCGTACCCGGCCGGGCGCCGACGCGATCCTGCGCCTCGAACTGGACCTGCACGAGACGGCGTTCGGCGTCGAGGCCCCGATCACCGTCGACACCGCAGTGCTGTGCACCACCTGCTCCGGCGCCGGCACGGCGGCCGGCACCCACCTGGCGACCTGCGAGGCGTGTGCCGGGCGCGGCGAGGTGCAGTCGGTGCAGCGCACCTTCCTCGGCCAGGTGGTCTCCGCCCGGCCGTGCACCGTGTGCCAGGGCTACGGCACGACCATCCCGCACCCCTGCCCCACCTGCGCCGGCGACGGCCGGGTGCGCACCCGCCGCTCGCTGACCGTCAAGATCCCGGCCGGCGTCGAGGACGGCATGCGGATCCGGCTCGCCCAGCAGGGTGAGGTCGGCCCGGGTGGCGGCACCGCCGGCGACCTCTACGTGGAGATCCACGAGCGGCCGCACGACGTCTACTCCCGCAAGGGCGACGACCTGCACTGCCGGGTCACCGTGCCGATGACCGCGGCGGCACTGGGCACCCGGCTCACCATCAAGACCCTGGACAGCGAGGAGACGGTCGACGTCAAGGCCGGCACCCAGCCGGCCAGCACGCTGCGGCTGCGCGCCCGGGGCGTACCCCACCTGCGCGGCACCGGCCGAGGCGACCTCTACGTGCACCTGGACGTGCGGACGCCGACCAAGCTCGACCCCGACCAGGAAAAGATGCTGCGCGACTTCGCCAAGACCCGCGGTGAGGAGGTCGCCGAGTTGTCCAAGCAGGGCGGCTTCTTCTCCCGGATGCGCGACGCGTTCAACGGGCACGCCTGA
- the hrcA gene encoding heat-inducible transcriptional repressor HrcA, which yields MGLDDRKLAVLRAIVEDYVSTQEPVGSKALVERHQLGVSPATVRNDMAVLEEEGYIRQPHTSAGRVPTDRGYRLFVDRLSRVKPLSPAERRAIERFLVGAVDLDDVVHRTVRLLAQLTRQVAVVQYPSLARSSVRHLELVPISTTRLMVVMIADTGRVEQRLVELPGPVPADDVTDLRRLVNEKLAGARLSDTPPLVQALVEESSPKLRPAMTTLATVLLETLVERHEERIALAGTANLTRGGLLDFQGSLRPILEALEEEVVLLKLIGETEPSTTRVLIGDENEFDNLRAASVVSTGYGPGATIVGGLGVLGPTRMDYPGNIATVRAVARYVGELLAQN from the coding sequence ATGGGTCTCGACGACCGGAAACTCGCCGTGCTCCGCGCCATCGTCGAAGACTACGTCTCCACCCAGGAGCCGGTCGGCAGCAAGGCGCTGGTCGAGCGGCACCAGCTCGGGGTCTCCCCGGCCACGGTCCGCAACGACATGGCCGTGCTGGAGGAGGAGGGCTACATCCGGCAGCCGCACACCAGTGCCGGCCGGGTGCCCACCGACCGCGGCTACCGACTCTTCGTCGACAGGTTGTCCCGGGTCAAGCCGCTCAGCCCAGCCGAACGCCGGGCCATCGAGCGCTTCCTGGTCGGCGCGGTCGACCTCGACGACGTGGTGCACCGCACCGTGCGCCTGCTCGCCCAGCTCACCCGGCAGGTCGCCGTCGTGCAGTACCCGAGCCTGGCCCGCTCCTCGGTGCGTCACCTGGAGCTGGTGCCGATCTCCACCACCCGACTGATGGTCGTCATGATCGCGGACACCGGGCGGGTGGAGCAACGTCTGGTGGAGCTGCCCGGTCCGGTGCCCGCCGACGACGTCACCGACCTGCGCCGACTGGTCAACGAGAAGCTCGCCGGCGCCCGGCTGTCCGACACGCCGCCGCTGGTGCAGGCGCTGGTCGAGGAGTCGTCGCCCAAGCTGCGTCCGGCCATGACCACGCTCGCCACTGTGCTGCTGGAGACCCTGGTCGAGCGGCACGAGGAACGCATCGCCCTGGCCGGCACCGCCAACCTCACCCGGGGTGGCCTGCTCGACTTCCAGGGTTCCCTGCGACCGATCCTCGAGGCGCTGGAGGAGGAGGTCGTCCTGCTCAAGCTCATCGGCGAGACCGAGCCCAGCACGACCCGGGTGCTGATCGGCGACGAGAACGAGTTCGACAACCTGCGGGCCGCCTCCGTGGTCAGCACCGGCTACGGCCCGGGCGCCACGATCGTCGGCGGCCTGGGGGTGCTGGGGCCCACGCGGATGGACTACCCCGGCAACATCGCCACGGTTCGCGCCGTGGCACGCTACGTGGGCGAGTTGCTGGCCCAGAACTGA
- a CDS encoding DUF4870 domain-containing protein → MTEPPRPPGAGDPGNYPPEPPTAPLSGAPGPGGYPPPGGYPPPTGDQPPSGGYPPAGGYPPPGGYPPPGGGYPTGGAYGGPGGFANNEDKTWALIAHFGGAVGMIVSGGVLGWIAPLVAMLARGSQSPTVRAHAVAALNFQLIWSIVGLVGWVLTCILIGFIGVGAAVILGLVFGIIAGIKANEGQLYRYPLSANFIK, encoded by the coding sequence ATGACTGAACCTCCTCGCCCTCCCGGCGCGGGTGACCCCGGTAACTACCCGCCGGAGCCGCCCACCGCACCACTGTCCGGGGCACCCGGCCCGGGCGGCTATCCCCCGCCCGGTGGCTATCCCCCGCCCACCGGTGACCAACCGCCGTCAGGCGGCTACCCTCCGGCGGGTGGCTATCCCCCGCCCGGCGGCTATCCCCCGCCCGGTGGCGGCTACCCGACCGGCGGCGCCTACGGCGGCCCTGGCGGCTTCGCCAACAACGAGGACAAGACCTGGGCGCTGATCGCCCACTTCGGCGGCGCCGTCGGCATGATCGTCAGCGGCGGTGTGCTCGGCTGGATCGCCCCGCTGGTGGCGATGCTGGCACGTGGCAGCCAGTCCCCGACGGTGCGGGCGCACGCCGTGGCGGCGCTCAACTTCCAGCTCATCTGGTCGATCGTCGGCCTGGTCGGCTGGGTGTTGACCTGCATCCTGATCGGCTTCATCGGGGTCGGCGCAGCCGTCATCCTCGGTCTCGTGTTCGGCATCATCGCCGGAATCAAGGCCAACGAGGGGCAGCTCTACCGCTACCCGCTCTCCGCGAACTTCATCAAGTGA